From a region of the uncultured Draconibacterium sp. genome:
- a CDS encoding glutamate-5-semialdehyde dehydrogenase, translating into MKIEQQLKKTLDASRKLNLVNDDQVKKVLLELANEARAKSDFILSENQKDLDRMDPKDPKFDRLKLSEERIEGIASDMENVARLESPVGKALKETVRENGLKIKKVTVPFGVIGIIYEARPNVTFDVFALCMKSGNACVLKGGSDAIYSNQAIVSIIRDVLKKFDFDENTVTLLPAGREETNEMLQARGYIDLIIPRGSQGLINFVRENATIPVIETGAGICHTYFDEFGDAEKGREIIFNAKTRRCSVCNALDCLVIHENRLNELPAFAKKLSEEQVVIYADEKAFKQIEPIYPKELLFEATEESFGTEFLSMKMSIKTVASFNEALDHINTHSSKHSEAIITENQERIETFCKMVDASSVYSNASTAYTDGAQFGLGAEIGISTQKLHARGPMALEELTSYKWIIEGNGQVRPR; encoded by the coding sequence ATGAAGATAGAACAACAGCTAAAAAAAACGCTTGATGCATCGCGCAAATTAAACCTGGTGAATGACGACCAGGTGAAAAAAGTATTGCTGGAACTGGCAAACGAAGCAAGGGCAAAATCCGATTTTATTCTTTCGGAGAACCAAAAAGACCTGGATCGCATGGATCCGAAAGATCCAAAATTCGACCGACTGAAACTATCGGAAGAAAGAATAGAAGGCATTGCCTCCGACATGGAAAATGTTGCCCGCCTTGAAAGTCCGGTTGGAAAAGCATTAAAAGAAACGGTTCGTGAAAATGGGCTGAAAATTAAAAAAGTCACCGTGCCGTTTGGTGTAATCGGGATAATTTATGAAGCCCGCCCAAACGTTACCTTCGATGTTTTTGCCTTGTGCATGAAATCAGGTAATGCTTGTGTTTTAAAGGGTGGCAGCGATGCCATTTACTCTAACCAGGCCATTGTTTCTATTATACGCGATGTACTAAAGAAATTCGATTTTGACGAAAATACAGTAACATTACTTCCTGCCGGGCGCGAGGAAACCAACGAAATGTTGCAGGCTCGCGGATATATCGATTTGATTATTCCACGCGGAAGCCAGGGGCTAATAAATTTTGTACGCGAAAATGCCACCATTCCGGTAATTGAAACCGGTGCCGGAATATGCCACACTTATTTCGATGAATTTGGCGATGCCGAAAAAGGCCGCGAGATAATTTTCAATGCCAAAACCCGCCGTTGCTCAGTTTGTAATGCATTGGATTGTTTGGTAATTCACGAAAACCGATTGAATGAACTTCCTGCTTTTGCCAAAAAACTTTCGGAAGAACAAGTGGTAATTTATGCCGATGAAAAAGCTTTCAAACAAATAGAACCGATTTACCCCAAAGAGCTGTTATTCGAGGCCACAGAAGAATCATTCGGAACAGAGTTTTTATCGATGAAAATGTCGATAAAAACAGTTGCTTCTTTCAACGAAGCGTTGGACCATATTAATACACATTCATCAAAACACAGCGAGGCGATTATTACTGAAAACCAGGAGCGAATTGAAACCTTTTGCAAAATGGTAGATGCGTCTTCTGTGTATTCAAATGCATCAACCGCTTATACCGACGGTGCCCAATTTGGACTGGGAGCTGAGATCGGCATCAGCACACAAAAATTACATGCCCGAGGACCGATGGCGCTGGAAGAATTGACCAGCTACAAATGGATCATTGAAGGAAACGGACAAGTACGACCAAGGTAA
- a CDS encoding N-acetylornithine carbamoyltransferase, producing MKKFTSVKDIPSIEKALATAFEVKNNKFGFQHLGKNKTMVLVFFNSSLRTRLSTQKAAMNMGMNTMVMNVNEDSWQLESEMGVVMDGKNAEHLREAIPVIGKYCDVIGVRAFAKFEKREDDYAEKILSQFVEYAGVPVVSMEAATRHPLQSFADLVTIEEHKKVEKPKVVLTWAPHPRALPQAVANSFVEWMRETDYELVVTHPKGYELAPEFMGDVKVEYDQKKAFEGADFIYAKNWASFTDYGQILSKDLNWTVNEEKMALTNDAKFMHCLPVRRNMVVSDGVIDSPNSIVVEQAYNREVTAQAVLKMILENA from the coding sequence ATGAAAAAATTCACATCAGTAAAAGATATTCCCAGCATTGAAAAAGCGCTGGCAACTGCATTCGAAGTAAAAAATAACAAATTTGGATTTCAGCACCTAGGGAAAAACAAAACCATGGTTTTGGTATTTTTCAACTCAAGTCTTCGCACGCGTCTCAGTACCCAAAAAGCGGCCATGAACATGGGCATGAACACGATGGTGATGAACGTAAACGAAGACAGCTGGCAACTGGAATCGGAAATGGGCGTAGTTATGGACGGCAAAAATGCCGAACACCTGCGCGAAGCCATCCCGGTTATTGGTAAATATTGTGATGTAATTGGCGTGCGTGCTTTTGCTAAATTCGAAAAACGCGAAGATGATTACGCTGAAAAAATATTAAGCCAGTTTGTTGAATATGCCGGTGTTCCTGTGGTAAGCATGGAAGCTGCAACTCGTCACCCCTTGCAAAGTTTTGCCGACCTGGTAACCATTGAAGAACACAAAAAGGTAGAAAAACCCAAAGTAGTTCTTACATGGGCTCCGCACCCGCGTGCGTTACCACAAGCTGTTGCCAACTCGTTTGTTGAGTGGATGCGCGAAACCGATTACGAACTGGTGGTCACTCACCCGAAAGGATACGAACTGGCTCCCGAATTTATGGGAGATGTTAAAGTAGAGTACGATCAGAAAAAAGCTTTCGAAGGTGCTGATTTTATCTACGCTAAAAACTGGGCTTCGTTCACCGATTATGGCCAGATACTTTCAAAAGATTTGAATTGGACAGTTAATGAAGAAAAAATGGCGCTTACCAACGATGCGAAATTTATGCACTGCCTACCGGTACGTCGGAATATGGTAGTAAGCGATGGCGTTATCGACAGCCCTAATTCAATTGTGGTTGAACAAGCCTACAACCGCGAAGTTACTGCACAGGCAGTATTGAAAATGATTCTTGAAAATGCTTAA
- the hisA gene encoding 1-(5-phosphoribosyl)-5-[(5-phosphoribosylamino)methylideneamino]imidazole-4-carboxamide isomerase, which translates to MTKKIEIIPAIDLIDAKCVRLSQGDYNQKTIYNDNPLEVAKMFEDAGITRLHLVDLDGAKAKHIVNYKVLETIAGKTNLVIDFGGGLKSDKDLGIAFNSGAAMVTGGSIAVKEKDTFLSWLEKFGSEKIILGADAKDGNIAVSGWLETTELGVIDFISEFHKQGISKVISTDISRDGMLSGPAFELYADIMETLPEVEIIASGGIATMDDILKLDEMGVPGVITGKAIYENRITLKEIEKFIS; encoded by the coding sequence ATGACTAAAAAAATAGAAATAATACCTGCCATCGACCTCATTGACGCTAAATGTGTGCGACTTTCTCAGGGCGATTACAACCAGAAAACGATTTACAACGATAACCCGCTGGAGGTGGCTAAAATGTTCGAAGATGCCGGAATCACACGTTTACACCTTGTTGACCTGGATGGAGCAAAAGCCAAGCACATTGTAAACTATAAAGTGCTTGAAACCATCGCCGGAAAAACCAATTTGGTGATTGACTTTGGTGGCGGATTAAAATCAGACAAAGACCTGGGAATTGCATTTAACTCAGGTGCAGCTATGGTTACCGGCGGTAGTATCGCAGTAAAAGAGAAAGATACTTTTCTGAGCTGGCTGGAGAAATTTGGCAGCGAAAAAATCATTCTGGGTGCCGATGCAAAAGACGGCAATATTGCAGTAAGCGGTTGGCTGGAAACCACCGAATTAGGTGTTATCGATTTTATTTCAGAATTCCACAAACAGGGAATCAGCAAAGTAATTTCAACGGATATCAGCCGCGACGGAATGTTAAGCGGCCCTGCATTTGAACTTTACGCTGACATTATGGAAACGCTTCCCGAAGTGGAAATTATTGCCAGTGGTGGAATTGCCACCATGGACGACATATTAAAATTAGATGAAATGGGCGTTCCGGGAGTAATTACCGGAAAAGCCATTTATGAAAATCGCATAACTTTGAAAGAAATTGAGAAGTTCATTTCATAA
- the hisF gene encoding imidazole glycerol phosphate synthase subunit HisF, which yields MLAKRIIPCLDIRNGQTVKGINFVDIKEVGDPVELGAKYAADGADELCFLDITATHEGRKTFVELVKRIAAHINIPFTVGGGISELSDAEKLLAAGADKISINSSAVRNPKLIDDLALNFGSQFVVVAIDARGDENEHWTVTVNGGRIPTDKELFSWAKEAEDRGAGEILFTSMNHDGTKNGFANKELSKMADMLKIPIIASGGAGAEEHFVDVFTEGKADAGLAASIFHYNEIPIPVLKKYLKEKGIIVR from the coding sequence ATGCTTGCAAAACGAATAATACCATGCCTCGATATCCGAAACGGACAAACCGTTAAGGGAATCAACTTTGTGGACATTAAAGAAGTTGGCGACCCCGTGGAGCTGGGCGCAAAATATGCAGCCGACGGCGCCGACGAACTGTGTTTCCTGGATATTACAGCAACCCACGAAGGCCGCAAAACTTTTGTTGAACTGGTAAAACGGATTGCAGCGCATATCAACATTCCGTTTACGGTTGGAGGTGGAATCAGCGAATTGAGCGATGCAGAAAAACTTTTGGCTGCAGGCGCCGATAAAATCTCCATCAACTCATCGGCGGTTCGTAATCCAAAACTGATAGACGACCTGGCGTTGAATTTTGGAAGCCAGTTTGTTGTTGTTGCCATCGATGCACGAGGTGATGAGAACGAACACTGGACAGTTACGGTAAACGGTGGCCGAATTCCGACCGACAAAGAACTTTTTTCGTGGGCAAAAGAAGCTGAAGACCGCGGTGCCGGAGAGATACTTTTTACTTCGATGAACCATGACGGGACAAAAAATGGATTCGCCAATAAAGAGCTTTCGAAAATGGCCGATATGCTGAAGATTCCAATCATTGCATCGGGAGGTGCAGGTGCCGAAGAGCATTTTGTTGACGTTTTTACCGAGGGCAAAGCCGATGCCGGACTGGCAGCCAGTATCTTTCACTACAACGAAATTCCAATTCCGGTTCTTAAGAAATACTTAAAAGAAAAAGGCATTATTGTCCGATAG
- the hisIE gene encoding bifunctional phosphoribosyl-AMP cyclohydrolase/phosphoribosyl-ATP diphosphatase HisIE, with product MRQLTDISKIDFNKMDGLIPAIIQDAETQNVLMLGFMNEDALAKTQEIGKVTFFSRTKNRLWTKGEESGNFLNVVSMAIDCDDDTLLIKVNPVGPVCHKGDDTCFEESNAGNDIQFLSYLQDFIDKRKAEMPEGSYTTSLFQKGTRKITQKVGEEAVETIIGAMANDDENFMYEAGDLLYHLVVLLTHKGYRIEDVVRELKKRHK from the coding sequence ATGAGACAGCTAACAGATATTTCAAAAATTGATTTCAATAAAATGGACGGGCTAATTCCGGCGATCATTCAGGACGCAGAAACACAAAATGTTTTGATGCTTGGATTTATGAACGAAGATGCATTGGCCAAAACACAGGAGATTGGCAAAGTAACGTTTTTTAGCCGCACCAAAAACCGCTTGTGGACCAAAGGCGAGGAATCGGGAAATTTTCTGAATGTTGTTTCGATGGCAATTGATTGCGACGATGACACGCTACTAATAAAGGTAAATCCTGTTGGGCCGGTTTGCCACAAAGGTGACGATACTTGCTTTGAAGAATCAAACGCAGGCAACGATATTCAATTCCTTAGCTACCTGCAGGATTTTATCGACAAACGCAAAGCCGAAATGCCCGAAGGTTCGTATACTACTTCTCTATTTCAGAAAGGAACACGAAAAATTACGCAAAAAGTTGGTGAAGAAGCTGTTGAAACCATTATTGGAGCAATGGCCAACGACGACGAAAACTTTATGTATGAAGCCGGAGACTTGCTTTATCACCTTGTTGTTCTGCTAACACACAAAGGTTACCGGATTGAAGATGTGGTTCGCGAACTCAAGAAAAGACACAAGTAA